One stretch of Paenibacillus sp. AN1007 DNA includes these proteins:
- a CDS encoding phosphatidylglycerophosphatase A, translating into MSYEIVEAMLARRGVQIDAIAAIVYRLQKGYHPELTMDDCVTSVKSVLQKREVQYTLYTGIALDELAEKKLLPQPLQAIMEADESLYGVDETLALGITHVYGMIGLTSFGYLDKEKIGVIHDLNEHNSAVHVFLDDLVAGLAARASARIAHKNIKAKKYPSDL; encoded by the coding sequence ATGTCATATGAGATCGTGGAAGCCATGCTGGCTCGGCGGGGTGTACAGATTGATGCCATCGCAGCAATTGTATATCGTCTGCAAAAGGGGTACCACCCGGAACTGACCATGGACGACTGTGTAACCAGCGTAAAATCCGTTTTGCAAAAAAGAGAGGTACAGTATACGCTGTATACCGGCATTGCACTTGACGAACTGGCTGAAAAAAAGCTTCTGCCTCAGCCGTTGCAGGCTATTATGGAAGCAGATGAGTCCCTGTACGGAGTGGACGAGACTCTGGCTTTGGGGATAACCCATGTGTATGGCATGATTGGTTTAACCAGTTTTGGTTACCTTGACAAAGAAAAAATAGGCGTTATTCATGATCTGAATGAACACAATTCGGCTGTTCACGTCTTTCTGGATGATCTGGTCGCAGGTCTTGCGGCTCGAGCCTCTGCCCGGATTGCTCACAAAAATATTAAAGCCAAGAAATACCCCTCCGACCTGTAA
- a CDS encoding DNA polymerase III subunit alpha: protein MSSFVHLHVHSEYSLLDGAARIPDLVDKAADLGMTTLALTDHGVMYGAIPFYKACMERGIKPIIGCEAYMTAGSRKERGSRKDQPIYHLILLAKNMTGYRNLMKLSSIGHLEGFHYKPRIDMESLAAHHEGIICLSACLGGEVPQHLLHGREEEARRAAMRYKHIFGPDFYLELQDHGLAEQKRVNPQLIKLAAELEIPLVATNDAHYLSEEDAELQDVLICIGTGKTVDDETRLRIGTNQLYLKSGEQMARLFPHVPEAVANTVRIADACELKLEFGKSILPEYRPMPDGLTPSAYLRQLCQEGMTARYAETDRWNDAALRAELEQRLDYELRVIDSMGFSDYFLIVWDFIAYAHSQGIVTGPGRGSSAGSLVAYTLRITDVDPMKYNLLFERFLNPERISMPDIDIDFSDERRDEVIDYVAEKYGKAHVAQIITFGTMAARAAVRDVGRALNVPYGEVDKAAKLIPAQLGINIERAMEAAPELKALYETKPKTRELLDMAMKVEGMPRHASTHAAGVVISRDPLTDAVPLQEGSEGTALTQYSMENLESIGLLKMDFLGLRTLSIIERCLRWIGEREAIPDFARIADDDSLTYEMLGRGDTMGVFQLESAGMRRVLKEMKPSVFEDIISVLALYRPGPMEFISKYIQGKHGQIEVDYPHGDLEPILKDTYGIIVYQEQIMQIASRMAGFSLGEADLLRRAVSKKKREVLDLERGHFVQGSLKQGYSEAEADLVYDMIVKFANYGFPRAHAAAYGVLAFQTAYLKAHYPVHFMASMLTAVMGSHRKVAEYVVECRHMQIDVLPPDVNESGILFTPVFGLSAVNEMGESGRSGKTEKDNQNGAEGVETGTGERSAEGHETSYGVSNLNDDEHAEYGEAPLPDDPGPMPNDGEFMRDDVFVSVNEGNGDGWQTSSTLPDSKASKHPSDPGLVSVSASDKVQAHQEQDDVHKQNHDQTHGQKQHEETELLSENGQDAAAANAAGGGDQADILLSSGAIRFGLAAVKNVGTQAMESIMAVRQEKPFDSLLDFCRRVDLRVCNKRVIESLIQAGAFDSLPGHRAQLLAMLDETVEAALKWRKEREDLQIQLFDFVETPNWEIEYPEIPPFSASQQLELERELLGLYLSGHPLDDYEDLLGSSGADRIMELTEAADDTMAVAAGMVVSVKSITTKQGKSMAFMELEDQVERCEVVLFPEVWRRSQQHVGKGELLVVRAKVQQQDEGFKLLAEEVAPLTSAALEQQLRSRERRGRPGSGSASRPAQAASPQRPVGAGAAAQRSSTGGSPGPAALRSGAGTGTAAAGARTRSAAPAAGSAGPGSTPRGAEQRVFVKLTPQAEKPELLVRLKELLQQHPGPVATVLFYEQHQKLLALSDAYRIKPSPALFSEMEKMLGEGTVKIK from the coding sequence ATGAGTTCTTTTGTGCATTTGCATGTTCACAGTGAATACAGTTTGCTGGACGGCGCTGCGCGTATTCCGGATCTCGTGGATAAAGCCGCTGATCTGGGAATGACGACACTTGCACTGACCGATCATGGCGTGATGTACGGTGCAATCCCATTTTATAAAGCCTGCATGGAACGTGGAATTAAACCGATTATCGGCTGCGAGGCATACATGACGGCAGGTTCCCGCAAAGAACGGGGAAGCCGCAAAGACCAGCCAATCTACCATTTGATTTTGCTGGCAAAGAATATGACAGGTTACCGGAATTTAATGAAGCTGAGCTCGATAGGGCATCTGGAGGGCTTTCATTACAAACCGCGTATTGATATGGAAAGTCTGGCTGCGCATCATGAGGGCATCATCTGCTTGAGCGCCTGCCTGGGTGGGGAAGTACCTCAGCATCTGCTGCATGGACGTGAAGAAGAGGCGCGCCGTGCAGCGATGCGTTACAAACATATTTTTGGACCCGACTTTTATCTGGAACTGCAGGATCACGGGCTGGCGGAGCAAAAAAGAGTCAACCCCCAGCTGATCAAGCTGGCAGCAGAGCTGGAAATCCCGCTTGTGGCGACAAATGACGCCCATTATCTGTCTGAAGAGGATGCAGAACTGCAGGATGTGCTGATCTGTATCGGTACAGGCAAAACAGTAGATGATGAAACGCGTTTGCGGATCGGAACGAACCAGCTGTATTTGAAGAGCGGAGAACAAATGGCTCGTCTGTTCCCTCATGTGCCGGAGGCTGTTGCTAATACGGTGCGTATTGCGGATGCCTGCGAGCTGAAGCTGGAATTCGGCAAATCCATTTTGCCCGAATACCGACCGATGCCTGATGGCTTGACACCATCCGCATATTTGCGTCAGCTGTGTCAAGAGGGCATGACCGCACGTTACGCAGAGACGGACCGCTGGAATGACGCAGCGCTTCGAGCAGAGCTGGAGCAGCGGCTGGACTATGAGCTGCGCGTTATCGACAGTATGGGGTTCTCGGATTATTTCCTGATCGTGTGGGATTTTATCGCTTATGCCCATAGTCAGGGCATTGTGACGGGCCCCGGACGGGGCTCATCTGCAGGCAGTCTCGTTGCGTATACACTGCGTATCACGGATGTTGACCCGATGAAATATAATCTGCTCTTCGAACGATTTCTGAATCCTGAGCGGATATCGATGCCCGATATTGATATCGACTTCAGTGATGAGCGGCGTGACGAGGTTATTGATTACGTGGCAGAGAAATACGGCAAAGCCCATGTTGCCCAGATTATTACGTTTGGAACAATGGCAGCCCGGGCTGCAGTGCGAGATGTTGGGCGGGCGCTGAATGTGCCCTATGGGGAAGTGGACAAGGCTGCGAAACTGATTCCTGCACAGCTGGGCATTAACATTGAACGAGCAATGGAAGCTGCGCCGGAGCTGAAGGCGCTGTATGAGACCAAACCCAAGACACGTGAGCTTCTCGATATGGCAATGAAAGTGGAAGGCATGCCTCGTCATGCTTCCACGCATGCTGCGGGTGTCGTCATTTCACGAGATCCGCTGACGGATGCCGTTCCACTGCAGGAAGGCAGCGAAGGAACAGCTTTGACGCAGTACTCCATGGAAAATCTGGAATCGATCGGGCTGCTTAAGATGGACTTTCTCGGCCTACGCACCCTCTCCATTATAGAACGCTGTCTGCGCTGGATAGGGGAGCGTGAAGCAATCCCCGACTTCGCACGAATTGCTGACGATGACTCACTCACTTATGAGATGCTGGGACGCGGCGATACGATGGGTGTATTCCAGTTGGAGTCAGCAGGTATGCGCCGGGTGTTGAAGGAAATGAAGCCAAGTGTGTTTGAAGATATTATTTCCGTACTGGCGCTGTATCGTCCAGGTCCGATGGAGTTTATTTCGAAGTATATTCAAGGCAAACACGGGCAGATTGAAGTGGATTATCCACACGGTGATCTGGAACCAATTCTGAAAGATACGTACGGTATTATCGTCTATCAGGAGCAGATCATGCAGATCGCATCCCGTATGGCAGGTTTTTCTCTGGGAGAAGCGGATTTGCTTCGTCGAGCCGTTTCCAAGAAAAAAAGAGAAGTACTCGATCTGGAACGAGGCCACTTTGTTCAGGGCAGTCTGAAACAGGGATACAGCGAAGCTGAAGCGGATCTTGTTTACGATATGATCGTCAAATTTGCCAATTACGGCTTTCCGCGTGCTCACGCAGCGGCATATGGTGTACTTGCATTCCAAACTGCATATCTGAAGGCGCATTATCCCGTTCATTTCATGGCCTCTATGCTTACCGCTGTTATGGGCAGCCATCGGAAGGTTGCAGAATATGTTGTCGAATGCCGTCACATGCAGATTGATGTGCTTCCGCCAGATGTGAATGAGAGCGGCATTTTATTTACACCTGTTTTTGGCTTGTCTGCTGTGAACGAGATGGGTGAAAGCGGCAGATCAGGTAAGACGGAGAAAGATAACCAGAACGGCGCTGAGGGTGTGGAAACAGGGACTGGAGAAAGGTCTGCGGAAGGGCACGAAACGAGTTACGGTGTCTCCAATCTTAATGATGATGAACATGCTGAGTATGGTGAGGCACCTTTACCGGATGATCCTGGACCCATGCCGAATGATGGCGAATTTATGCGGGATGATGTATTTGTCAGCGTAAATGAAGGGAACGGAGACGGTTGGCAGACGTCGTCGACTTTGCCTGACTCCAAAGCGTCGAAGCACCCGTCAGACCCGGGTCTGGTAAGCGTTTCTGCCTCCGACAAAGTGCAGGCCCATCAGGAGCAGGATGACGTGCATAAGCAGAACCACGATCAGACCCATGGACAGAAGCAGCATGAGGAAACTGAATTACTTTCTGAAAATGGTCAGGATGCCGCTGCTGCGAATGCGGCAGGAGGCGGAGATCAGGCCGATATCTTATTGTCTTCCGGAGCAATTCGTTTTGGGCTCGCTGCCGTGAAAAATGTGGGTACGCAGGCTATGGAAAGCATTATGGCTGTAAGGCAGGAAAAACCTTTCGACAGCTTGCTCGATTTTTGTCGGCGAGTAGATCTGAGGGTGTGCAACAAACGTGTTATTGAATCGCTGATTCAGGCAGGTGCGTTTGACAGTCTGCCCGGTCACCGTGCGCAGCTGCTGGCTATGCTGGATGAGACGGTAGAAGCAGCCCTGAAATGGCGCAAGGAACGTGAGGATCTGCAGATTCAGCTGTTTGATTTTGTTGAGACGCCCAACTGGGAGATTGAATATCCTGAAATCCCGCCGTTCTCGGCGAGCCAGCAGTTGGAGCTGGAACGTGAACTGCTCGGTCTGTATCTGTCCGGTCATCCACTGGATGATTACGAAGATCTACTAGGATCGAGTGGAGCTGACCGGATCATGGAATTGACGGAGGCGGCTGACGATACGATGGCCGTCGCCGCAGGTATGGTGGTGTCTGTGAAGTCGATTACGACGAAACAGGGCAAATCTATGGCGTTCATGGAGCTGGAAGACCAAGTCGAACGCTGTGAAGTGGTTCTCTTTCCCGAGGTATGGCGGCGAAGCCAGCAGCATGTCGGGAAAGGTGAACTGCTTGTCGTGCGGGCCAAGGTGCAGCAGCAGGACGAAGGGTTCAAGCTGCTGGCTGAGGAAGTGGCGCCGCTGACATCGGCGGCACTGGAACAGCAGCTGCGCAGCCGCGAGCGCCGCGGCAGGCCCGGCAGCGGCAGCGCTTCGCGTCCGGCGCAGGCGGCTTCGCCGCAGCGGCCGGTGGGCGCGGGAGCCGCAGCGCAGCGCAGCAGCACAGGCGGAAGCCCAGGGCCTGCTGCGCTGCGCAGCGGGGCAGGTACAGGCACCGCCGCAGCTGGCGCACGCACGCGCAGTGCAGCGCCTGCGGCTGGCAGCGCGGGGCCGGGCAGCACGCCGCGCGGGGCCGAGCAGCGGGTGTTCGTGAAGCTCACCCCGCAGGCCGAAAAACCCGAGCTGCTGGTGCGTCTCAAAGAGCTGCTTCAGCAGCATCCCGGCCCGGTGGCGACCGTGCTCTTCTACGAGCAGCATCAGAAGCTGCTCGCCCTGAGCGACGCCTACCGGATCAAACCTTCACCGGCACTGTTCTCCGAAATGGAGAAGATGCTCGGTGAAGGGACAGTCAAAATCAAATAA
- a CDS encoding YtpI family protein codes for MLIEVFKYVLIALFAIAMICSAVNSIRSRRTSDKNDAGLYRSWTNIWMGCMLVILSLILMFVFTGSTLSVVVEALFLVMGAYNVFAGIRNRSYYARLRQHSGDIPA; via the coding sequence GTGTTGATTGAAGTATTCAAGTATGTTCTCATCGCCCTCTTCGCGATTGCGATGATCTGTTCTGCAGTGAACAGCATCCGTTCACGCCGGACCTCTGACAAAAATGATGCAGGCTTATATCGTTCCTGGACAAATATCTGGATGGGGTGCATGCTCGTCATTCTCTCCTTGATCCTGATGTTTGTGTTCACAGGCTCTACACTTTCGGTCGTTGTGGAAGCGCTTTTCCTGGTGATGGGGGCCTACAACGTGTTTGCCGGAATTCGGAACCGCAGTTATTACGCCAGGCTCAGACAGCATTCCGGAGATATCCCTGCATAG
- a CDS encoding DRTGG domain-containing protein, producing the protein MDGQEENVTKHEQLLQHIEQLKVGSKISVRGLARELGVSEGTAYRAVKEAENFGLVVTKERIGTVRIEKRPRGMSEQLTFADVVTIVEGHVLGGNEGLPKPLHKYVIGAMKEQAMARYIDAGSLLIVGNREDAHSLALEQGAGVLITGGFGTSRDVRLKADELGLPIISSRHDTFTVASMINRAIFDRLIKKKIMLVEDIIGQKPRLQVLKVTSSAADFHTLVSETGEHRFPVVDEWNRVIGIVSLKDVSELQADQSIEKCVIRRPVTASLQTSLASAAQIMTWEGIDFLPIVDRNRKLIASVTRKEVLQAMRDAQKQPQLGETFDHLIWNGFAEERGEQNELLFHGFIIPQMATDLGTISEGVLLNVMTQAARRAAWDVTGNDHVVDNVTTYFVRPVQIEDQIMVRPMILETSRRTCKMDIVISREGSVVCKAVMTLQSIDHA; encoded by the coding sequence ATGGACGGACAGGAAGAAAACGTCACGAAGCATGAACAGCTTCTCCAGCATATTGAACAGTTGAAGGTAGGCAGCAAAATTTCGGTGCGCGGACTCGCGCGTGAATTGGGCGTAAGTGAAGGAACTGCTTATCGCGCGGTCAAAGAGGCGGAGAATTTCGGACTGGTTGTAACCAAAGAGAGAATTGGAACCGTGCGAATTGAAAAAAGACCTCGAGGCATGTCGGAGCAGCTGACTTTTGCCGATGTTGTCACCATTGTAGAAGGGCATGTGCTGGGAGGGAACGAGGGGCTGCCGAAGCCGCTGCACAAGTATGTGATCGGGGCGATGAAAGAACAGGCGATGGCTCGTTACATTGATGCTGGAAGTCTGCTGATTGTTGGTAACAGGGAGGATGCACATTCACTCGCACTGGAGCAGGGGGCTGGTGTGTTGATTACCGGCGGCTTTGGCACAAGCAGAGACGTGAGGCTGAAGGCTGATGAGCTTGGACTGCCTATTATATCTTCCAGACATGATACGTTTACCGTAGCTTCGATGATTAACCGAGCCATTTTTGACCGGCTGATTAAGAAAAAAATCATGCTCGTAGAGGATATCATCGGGCAAAAACCTCGGCTGCAGGTACTCAAAGTAACGAGTTCTGCCGCAGACTTTCATACGCTGGTGTCGGAGACCGGAGAGCATCGTTTCCCAGTTGTAGATGAGTGGAACCGGGTCATCGGGATCGTAAGTTTGAAGGATGTTAGTGAGCTGCAGGCTGATCAAAGCATTGAAAAATGTGTAATCCGCCGCCCGGTCACCGCTTCCCTGCAAACGTCTCTTGCTTCTGCTGCGCAGATCATGACCTGGGAAGGGATCGACTTTCTGCCGATTGTGGACCGCAACCGCAAGCTGATTGCTTCCGTCACACGCAAGGAAGTGCTGCAGGCTATGCGGGATGCTCAGAAGCAGCCCCAGCTTGGCGAGACATTTGATCATTTGATCTGGAATGGATTTGCCGAGGAACGCGGAGAGCAGAATGAACTGCTGTTCCATGGTTTTATCATCCCCCAGATGGCTACGGATCTCGGTACGATCTCGGAAGGTGTGCTGCTGAATGTCATGACACAAGCAGCAAGAAGAGCAGCTTGGGACGTCACCGGCAACGACCATGTGGTTGATAATGTAACGACTTATTTTGTCCGTCCGGTGCAGATTGAGGATCAGATTATGGTGCGCCCCATGATTCTGGAGACGAGCCGACGGACATGCAAAATGGATATTGTCATCTCTCGGGAGGGCAGTGTGGTATGTAAAGCAGTCATGACCCTTCAGTCCATAGATCATGCATAG
- a CDS encoding YtrH family sporulation protein, whose protein sequence is MSTFLSKAILDFFIAFGIVLGGAMLGGIGAVISLQPPTQTMLDISGKIKIWALAAAVGGTIDPMRVIESNFLDGNLSPAVKQILYLISAFMGAHMGTELVKWVCGGGRS, encoded by the coding sequence GTGAGCACTTTTTTGTCCAAAGCCATCCTTGATTTTTTTATTGCATTTGGAATTGTGTTGGGCGGTGCAATGCTCGGAGGTATAGGTGCGGTCATTTCTCTCCAGCCTCCCACACAAACCATGCTCGATATTTCCGGCAAGATCAAAATATGGGCTCTTGCTGCCGCTGTGGGTGGTACGATCGATCCGATGCGTGTGATTGAGAGCAATTTTCTGGATGGCAATCTGTCACCGGCAGTCAAACAAATCCTGTATCTGATCTCGGCCTTTATGGGGGCACATATGGGAACGGAACTGGTGAAATGGGTGTGCGGAGGGGGCCGGAGTTAA